AAGCGAGCGCGCGACCCAGTCGGCCTCCGGCATGTCGACGTCGCCCCCGGCGAAACCGCCGCCGTGCGCCCAGACCAGGCCCGTGCCGTTCGGCTCACGCGCGGGGTAGACGCGCACGAGCCCGTCGGCGGCGGAGTACGGGTCGGTTGCGGCGCTCACGCTCCCCAGCCCGCCTGCACTCCGCCGACGCGGTCGGCGGCGATCTGCTGCTGGTAGCCCGAGGCGGCGTAGGCCGCCATCGGGTCGGCGGCGAGCCCGCGCGACTCGCGCCACTCGGCCAGAGCCGGGCGCACATCCGTGTAGAAGGCATCCATGAAGACGGCGTTGGCAGCGAGCACGTCGTTCGCGGACTGGGCGGCGGCGAGAGCCTCGCGGTCGACGAGCAGGGCCCGCGCCGTCATCTCCTGCACGTTCAGCACGGAGCGGATCTGCCCGGGGATCTTGTCCTCGATGTTGTGGCACTGGTCGAGCATGAAAGCGACGTCGGGGTTGTTGAGGCCGCCGCCGCGCACGACCTCGAAGATGATGCGGAACAGCTGGAACGGATCGGCGGCGCCCACGATGAGATCGTCGTCGGCGTAGAAGCGCGAGTTGAAGTCGAACGAGCCGAGCTTCCCGAGACGCAGCAGCTGCATGACGATGAACTCGATGTTGGTGCCCGGGGCGTGGTGGCCCGTGTCGAGGCAGACCATGGCCTTGTCGCCGAGCGAGGCGACCTGCGCGTACGATGTACCCCAGTCCGGGACGTCGGTGTGGTAGAAAGCCGGCTCGAAGAACTTGTACTCGAGCACGAGGCGCTGCTCGTCGCTCAGCCGCTCGTAGATCTTGCGGAGGGAGTCCTGCAGGCGGTCCTGGCGGGCGCGCATGTCGTTCTGCCCGGGGTAGTTCGAACCCTCCGCGAGCCAGATCTTGAGGTCGCGCGAGCCCGTCTCGCCCATGATGTCGATGCACTCGAAGTGGTGGTCGATCGCCTTCCGGCGGATGGTGTCGTCGTGGTGCGTGAGGGCGCCGAACTTGTAGTCCTCGTCCTGGAAGGTGTTCGAGTTGATCGTGCCGAGCGCGACACCGAGGTCTTCGGCGTGCCGGCGGAGGTCGGCGTAGTCGTCGACCTTGTCCCACGGGATGTGGAGTGCGACGCTCGGCGCGAGCCGGGTGAACTCGTTGACCTTCGCGGCATCCGCGATCTTCTCGTACGGGTCGCGCGGCGTTCCCGCCGTCGGGAACACGCGGAAGCGTGTGCCGGAGTTCCCGAACGCCCACGAGGGCAGCTCGATGCCCTGCAGTTCGAGCTCGGACAGGATTTCGGAGGAGAGGATGCTCACGATGCGTCGCTTTCTTCGTCGGATGCGGTCACGGTGGATGCCTCGGCGCTGCGTGCCGGCGCTGCGAGCGTGATCCTCCGATGAATCGTTTCACTAACCATACGGGGCACCGATGCCCTGGTCAAGTCGAGGGTCTCTGCCGGGCCGTCCGGGGTGGAATCCGCGATGCCGGGTGATACGTTCCAACGAGCCGGGCAGAGAACCCCCGGCGGGAAGGGCCGACATGGCGGTGAGTGTGCGTGAAGTCGCGGCCGCGGCATCCGTCTCCGTCGGGACCGTGTCGAACGTGCTCAACCGGCCCGAGAAGGTGGCTCCCGAGACGGTGGAGCGCGTGCTGTCGGTCATCGACGAGCTCGGCTACGTGCGCAACGACGCCGCGCGCCAGCTGCGCGCGGGACGCAGCCGGACGATCGGGCTCATCGTGCCGGACGCGAGCAACCCCTTCTTCGCCGAGGTCGCCCGGGGCGCCGAGGACCGCGCCGCCGAGGCCGGCATATCGGTGCTGCTCGGCAACAGCGACGAATCCGAGCGGCGCGAGGGCTCGTATCTCGACCTCTTCCGTGAGCAGCGCGTCAACGGCGTGCTCATCACGCCGGCGGGCGATGACGTCGGTGGGCTGCGGGCGATGCAGGAGGCCGGCGTTCCGGTCGTGCTCGTCGACCGCGAGGCCCCTGGGACCGCCCTGCGGTCGGTCGCCGTCGACGACGTCGAAGGCGGCTTCCTCGCGGCGCGGCATCTGCTGTCGCTGGGCCGTCGGCGGATCGCCTACGTCTGCGGACCGCGGTCGATCCGTCAGGTCGCCGATCGCCTCGAGGGTGCCCGCCGCGCCGTCGGCGAGGCGCCGGACGCGGAGCTGGAGGTCGTCGAGGTGCCCGCGCTCACGGTGCTCCACGGCCGCGCGGCGGGGAGGAGCTCGTCGCCCGTCCACGCGATCGACGCCCCGACGGCGTCTTCGCGGCGAACGACCTGCTCGCCGTCGGCCTGCTGCAGGCGCTGAGCCTCATGGCCGATGTGCGGGTGCCGGGCGACATCGCGCTCATCGGGTACGACGACATCGACTTCGCCGCCGCGACGGTCGTGCCGCTGAGCTCGATCCGCCAGCCCGCGCATCTCATCGGCTACACGGCCGTCGACCTCCTGCTGCGACACCTTCAGGCGCCGGCCGATGAGCAGGAGCGGAACGTGAGGTTCCAGCCCGAGCTCGTCGTGCGGGCCTCGACAGCGGGGTGACGCGCGGAAGGTTCAGTCGGCGACCCGGATCGTCCGCACAGCCATGAACTGGCGACCGGGGAGCTCGACCCTAACCGTGCCGCGGGAAGTCCCGGGCAGGCGGTCGACCGTCATGTTCCACGTGTCGATCACATCCACGGTCCACTCGCCCTCGGTCAGCATGAGATTGCGGAAGCGCGGACGGTTGAACCCGAAGTAGCCGACGCGGTGCTCCTCGGTGCCGCCCCACGGGACGTCCCAGTCCGACACGAGCGG
This genomic interval from Microbacterium sp. 4R-513 contains the following:
- a CDS encoding substrate-binding domain-containing protein; the protein is MRTAVDPSGRRSPRGCPPRRRRGAGRGAGGRRGARAHGAPRPRGGEELVARPRDRRPDGVFAANDLLAVGLLQALSLMADVRVPGDIALIGYDDIDFAAATVVPLSSIRQPAHLIGYTAVDLLLRHLQAPADEQERNVRFQPELVVRASTAG
- the rhaI gene encoding L-rhamnose isomerase; the encoded protein is MSILSSEILSELELQGIELPSWAFGNSGTRFRVFPTAGTPRDPYEKIADAAKVNEFTRLAPSVALHIPWDKVDDYADLRRHAEDLGVALGTINSNTFQDEDYKFGALTHHDDTIRRKAIDHHFECIDIMGETGSRDLKIWLAEGSNYPGQNDMRARQDRLQDSLRKIYERLSDEQRLVLEYKFFEPAFYHTDVPDWGTSYAQVASLGDKAMVCLDTGHHAPGTNIEFIVMQLLRLGKLGSFDFNSRFYADDDLIVGAADPFQLFRIIFEVVRGGGLNNPDVAFMLDQCHNIEDKIPGQIRSVLNVQEMTARALLVDREALAAAQSANDVLAANAVFMDAFYTDVRPALAEWRESRGLAADPMAAYAASGYQQQIAADRVGGVQAGWGA